The genomic DNA TGAGATGGAGGAAGAGGACTACAAAGCCCCCGTCTGCATGGGCGGCGTGCTCAACCAGAACACGGCGGAGGGAACGACGCCGGCAGAGGTGAGCGGGGAGCTCGAAGAGATGGGGATAGCCGTGGTGACCGACCTGTGGCTGCTGCCGGAACGCGCCGCCGCCGCGAAAGAACATTTTTGCCGATAAGGCCTTGGGCTTTGTAATTATATACACATAAAAGGGGAGATTTATCATGCTACACAAGGGTTTTTTCAGGTTTTTCGCTTCATCGTTCACGGCGGCTGCGCTGATGTTGCTGCTTTGCTGCGCGCAGAGCGCGCAGGCAGCGCCGGTTATCCTTAAGTTCGCCGGACAAAATCCGCCGGACCACTACGCGACGGCGTCGATGAACGAGATTGCGAAGGCGGTCGAAAAAAAGACGGAGGGGCGCATCCAGATCAAGGTCTATCCCGCCAACCAGCTTGGCGATTATTCCCTCGTCTATGAAGAGCTCATCCGCGGCACGGTCGAGATGGCGGCCATCTCCTTCCCGAGCCAGTTCGACAGCAGAATGGACCTCATCTACGTACAGGGCTATACCAGCAGCTACGAACAGGTCGCGAAGGTCTATGACCCGAACGGCTGGTTCTTCAAAAAGATGGATGAATTCAACAAGGCTCTAGGCGTCAAACTCCTCGGCATGTATCTTGAGGGTATGGTCGGCATCGGCACCGTAAAAGATATGAGAGACCCGCTCAACCCGAAGGTCGATCACGGCGTACTGCTTCGCATACCGAACATGGATGTCTTTAAGACGGCCCTCGAAGGCGCGAAATACCGCACGATATCTATCCCCTTTGCCGACGTCTACCAGTCGATGCAGACGGGCGTCTGCGACGGAGACACCGGATACTCGATCGTGGCGGCCTACACGGCGCTCGGCGACGTTATCAAGAACTGGTACAACCTCAATAAAAACACGGAATGCCTCGGGATCATGATCAGCGCCAAGGTATGGGACAAACTCTCCGAGGGCGATAAAAAGATACTTCAAGAGGAGGTCAACAAGCAGGCCGCGCTCTCAATAAAGAACGCGGAGGCCAATGACAAAAAATACCTCGACCTGATGAAGAAAAAGGGCATCAAAGTCCACACATACACGACGGAACAGCTCCGCCCGCTCATGGAGGCCTTCGCGGCAACCTGGGGCCAGCTTGACAGCACAAAGGGTAAAGAGCTGATGGACGAGTTCCGCACGGAGATGAAAAATATACTGGACAGCACCAAACAATAAAGACATCCACAGGCCGCCCTCTGAATACGGAGGGCGGCGTATAGAGCAAGACATGCCGTTTCAACCCCAACAGAAGAAGAGGGCCGTGTATGAGCACGGCCCTCTTCTTTTCACCGGTATATATTATCCGTGAGTCAGCGGCTGCCGCCGCGGTTTCCGAGCTCCCTCATATAAAGCGCGAGATAGAAGGCGGTCACCTGCTTGAAATCCTGCATCGAGATGCCGAGGCGCTCCTCTACCTTTTGCAGGCGGTAAGAGAGGGTGTTTCTGTGCAGGTGGAGCCTTTCGGCGGCCTGCTGCTTACTGAAAAATGTTTCGCAGTAGACTTTGAATGTCTCCAGCAGGTCGTGCGCGTCGCCGTCGCTGCCGAGCGCGGCGAGCTTCTTTTCGATAAAGCGCAGGGAGACGTGCGGTTTTACCGAAATCAGCATCTCTTCCAGCAGCAGCCTGTTGAAAGTATAGGCGCCGGGGGGCAATGACAGTTTTTCGGCGATCCCGGCGACGTCCCAGGCGTTTCGGTAGGCGTTCGGCAGCTCGAAAAGATTGCGCGCGGGGTGCCCCACGCCGATGATAGTCTCCAAAGAGGCCTCCTTCAGCCTGTTGTATATCTCCTCGGCGGCCTCGCCCGATCTCTCGACATCCTCGTCCAGACGCTTCTCATCGGAGATGTCGCAGGGGCGTATCACGACGAAGCGGTCTCGCGCCACGCTCGCGATGATCGTCTGTGGATCGGGGAAAATCTCCCGCAGCAGCACGATGACACGGCCATGCATCGAGGAATAATCGATCTCGTCCTCTATCGGATCGGAGTAGTTCTCGTAGGATATCTTCACCGGGTTCTTTTCAAGCCCCAGGCCG from Cloacibacillus sp. includes the following:
- the dctP gene encoding TRAP transporter substrate-binding protein DctP, translated to MLHKGFFRFFASSFTAAALMLLLCCAQSAQAAPVILKFAGQNPPDHYATASMNEIAKAVEKKTEGRIQIKVYPANQLGDYSLVYEELIRGTVEMAAISFPSQFDSRMDLIYVQGYTSSYEQVAKVYDPNGWFFKKMDEFNKALGVKLLGMYLEGMVGIGTVKDMRDPLNPKVDHGVLLRIPNMDVFKTALEGAKYRTISIPFADVYQSMQTGVCDGDTGYSIVAAYTALGDVIKNWYNLNKNTECLGIMISAKVWDKLSEGDKKILQEEVNKQAALSIKNAEANDKKYLDLMKKKGIKVHTYTTEQLRPLMEAFAATWGQLDSTKGKELMDEFRTEMKNILDSTKQ
- a CDS encoding sugar diacid recognition domain-containing protein, producing the protein MMLSKYAQEISEYLSSMMGRSIIITDINGIIIGSPAKERIGDFHPPSIPCIKYKKMSFDDAEAAKKLGVWYPGSTVPLFYNGRVIGTFAIAGEPEIVLQFSMLVKNQIESMLREKILSPTMSSPQKKINDLVREISLFDPSSDDHASLTKRAEQFGIELDRPRGVIAVFFSNFRGLGLEKNPVKISYENYSDPIEDEIDYSSMHGRVIVLLREIFPDPQTIIASVARDRFVVIRPCDISDEKRLDEDVERSGEAAEEIYNRLKEASLETIIGVGHPARNLFELPNAYRNAWDVAGIAEKLSLPPGAYTFNRLLLEEMLISVKPHVSLRFIEKKLAALGSDGDAHDLLETFKVYCETFFSKQQAAERLHLHRNTLSYRLQKVEERLGISMQDFKQVTAFYLALYMRELGNRGGSR